Proteins encoded by one window of Bacillota bacterium:
- a CDS encoding cysteine desulfurase-like protein gives MHVDLSFCRREFPALSLHVNGQTAAYFDGPGGTQVPIRVIEAVERYYKEANANSHGEFATSRRTDEIIAAARQAMANMLGAASADEIAFGANMTTLNFALSRALGRTLTSGDEIVITDLDHEANRSPWQALAERGVVVRSVRVKVPECTLDYDDLERTITTRTKIVALGYASNAVGTINDVKRASSLAHAVGAVCVVDAVHYAPHGAIDVQDIGCDFLLCSAYKFFGPHIGVLYGRREAFERLAAYKVRPQNSAPPYKIETGTLNFEGIAGAIQAVEFIASLGTAPGTAVQSSGNGGAATTLGKRHDLAFGGSTHRSRILDGMRAIDLHERQLFSRLMEGLAAIPGLTVYGLPACAERTPTVSFTVEGERPVDVARFLGDRGIFVWHGDFYATTLIERLGLAERGGVVRVGLAPYNTDEEVDRLLSTLEECSRRRGFAS, from the coding sequence ATGCATGTCGATCTCTCTTTCTGCAGACGGGAATTCCCAGCTCTCAGCTTACACGTCAACGGGCAGACAGCCGCCTACTTCGACGGCCCCGGCGGCACACAAGTCCCAATCCGGGTGATAGAGGCGGTGGAGCGCTACTACAAGGAGGCCAATGCCAATAGCCACGGCGAGTTCGCGACGAGCCGGCGCACCGATGAGATCATCGCTGCAGCGCGTCAGGCCATGGCCAATATGCTCGGTGCGGCTTCCGCTGACGAGATCGCCTTCGGCGCCAACATGACCACGCTGAACTTCGCCCTCTCGAGAGCCTTGGGCCGCACGCTCACGTCTGGCGACGAGATCGTGATCACGGACCTGGACCACGAGGCAAACCGCAGCCCATGGCAGGCACTGGCGGAAAGAGGCGTTGTCGTGAGGTCCGTGCGCGTGAAAGTGCCTGAGTGCACCCTTGACTACGATGACTTGGAAAGAACAATAACGACTCGCACCAAGATCGTAGCTCTGGGATACGCATCGAACGCCGTCGGGACGATCAATGACGTGAAGCGTGCATCGTCCCTCGCTCACGCCGTTGGAGCCGTATGTGTCGTCGACGCGGTTCACTATGCGCCGCACGGGGCCATCGATGTGCAGGACATCGGGTGCGACTTCCTGCTGTGCTCGGCGTACAAGTTCTTCGGACCGCACATAGGCGTTCTCTACGGCCGTCGTGAGGCATTCGAGCGCCTTGCTGCGTACAAGGTGCGTCCACAGAACTCCGCGCCTCCGTACAAGATCGAGACGGGCACGCTCAATTTCGAGGGCATCGCGGGCGCGATCCAAGCAGTAGAGTTCATAGCAAGCCTGGGGACAGCACCGGGCACAGCAGTTCAGTCGTCGGGAAACGGCGGCGCTGCGACGACGCTGGGGAAAAGACATGACCTCGCCTTCGGCGGAAGCACCCACAGGTCGCGCATCCTGGACGGGATGCGTGCAATCGACCTCCATGAAAGGCAGCTGTTCTCGAGACTCATGGAAGGCCTCGCGGCAATCCCCGGGCTCACCGTTTACGGGCTCCCCGCCTGCGCCGAGCGCACGCCCACCGTTTCATTCACCGTAGAAGGCGAACGCCCCGTGGACGTCGCAAGGTTCCTCGGAGACCGGGGCATCTTCGTCTGGCACGGTGATTTCTACGCGACCACCCTCATCGAGCGGCTCGGTCTGGCTGAGAGGGGCGGTGTCGTGAGGGTGGGCCTGGCGCCGTACAACACCGATGAGGAAGTGGACCGCCTGCTGTCGACGCTGGAGGAGTGCTCGCGCAGGCGAGGCTTTGCGAGCTAG
- the secE gene encoding preprotein translocase subunit SecE produces MQIKERLGRTGKFLREVRAEMKKVSWPDRKELVSSTVVVVTVVVVASAFIGLIDLVFSQGLQLFVR; encoded by the coding sequence ATGCAGATCAAAGAGAGGCTTGGCCGCACCGGCAAGTTTCTTCGAGAGGTTCGGGCGGAGATGAAGAAGGTCTCCTGGCCTGACCGGAAGGAGCTCGTGTCGTCGACGGTGGTCGTGGTCACCGTTGTCGTCGTGGCCAGCGCGTTCATTGGGCTCATCGACCTGGTGTTCTCTCAGGGCTTGCAGCTCTTCGTGCGGTGA
- the rpmG gene encoding 50S ribosomal protein L33, whose protein sequence is MREGITLECTKCKQRNYRTEKNKRNDPDRIELKKYCKFCRSHTVHKETR, encoded by the coding sequence ATGCGCGAGGGCATCACTCTTGAGTGCACCAAGTGTAAACAACGGAACTACCGCACCGAGAAGAACAAGCGGAACGATCCCGACAGGATCGAGCTGAAGAAGTACTGCAAGTTTTGCCGGAGCCACACTGTCCATAAGGAGACTCGGTAA